One region of Bacillus zhangzhouensis genomic DNA includes:
- the mntR gene encoding transcriptional regulator MntR, whose product MTTPSMEDYIEQIYMLIEEKGYARVSDIAEALAVHPSSVTKMVQKLDKDEYLIYEKYRGLILTPKGKKIGKRLVYRHELLEQFLRIIGVDEEKIYDDVEGIEHHLSWNSIDRIGDLVQFFEENDERSVQLKAIQKKNEQTNQES is encoded by the coding sequence ATGACTACACCTAGTATGGAAGATTACATTGAACAAATTTATATGCTGATAGAAGAAAAAGGATATGCCAGAGTCTCTGATATTGCAGAAGCACTCGCTGTCCATCCCTCCTCTGTAACAAAAATGGTTCAGAAGCTAGATAAAGATGAATACCTCATTTATGAGAAGTATCGTGGTCTAATTTTAACCCCGAAAGGCAAAAAAATTGGAAAACGTCTCGTATACAGACATGAACTGCTAGAGCAATTTTTAAGAATCATTGGTGTAGATGAAGAGAAAATTTATGATGATGTAGAAGGCATTGAACATCATCTCAGCTGGAACAGCATTGACCGCATCGGCGATCTCGTTCAATTCTTTGAAGAAAACGATGAGCGATCTGTTCAGCTGAAAGCGATTCAAAAGAAAAACGAACAAACAAATCAAGAATCTTAA
- a CDS encoding lipoate--protein ligase family protein, which yields MQKEKWCFIDSGNQDPAFNMALDEALLYWHSEKLIPPVIRFYGWNPATLSVGYFQNVEKEINLEAVKRYGLGFVRRPTGGRGVLHDQELTYSVIVSEEHPEMPATVTEAYRVISEGILEGFKELGLNAYFAIPRTDKEKESLKNPRSSVCFDAPSWYELVVEGRKVAGSAQTRQKGVILQHGSILIDLDEDKLFDLFLYPNDRVRERMQRSFKNKAVAINEISDRTCTIDDARAAFKRGFEKGLHIELEPYELTDEELAFVHHLAKTKYASDDWNYKR from the coding sequence ATGCAAAAAGAGAAATGGTGTTTCATTGATTCAGGAAACCAAGACCCTGCCTTTAACATGGCATTGGACGAAGCTTTGCTTTATTGGCATAGTGAGAAGCTCATCCCGCCTGTTATCCGCTTTTATGGATGGAATCCGGCGACATTATCTGTTGGGTATTTTCAGAACGTTGAAAAAGAAATCAATCTAGAAGCCGTCAAGCGATATGGTCTTGGATTTGTCCGCAGACCAACCGGAGGACGGGGGGTACTTCATGACCAGGAGCTGACTTATAGCGTGATTGTGTCAGAGGAACATCCAGAAATGCCAGCGACGGTGACAGAGGCATACCGTGTGATTTCAGAAGGCATTTTAGAGGGCTTTAAAGAGCTGGGACTCAATGCGTATTTTGCCATTCCTCGTACAGATAAAGAAAAGGAAAGCTTAAAAAACCCAAGATCATCTGTATGTTTTGATGCCCCTTCATGGTACGAGCTTGTTGTAGAAGGCAGAAAGGTAGCGGGCAGTGCTCAGACGAGACAAAAAGGGGTCATCCTCCAGCATGGATCTATTTTAATTGACCTTGATGAGGACAAATTGTTCGATTTGTTCCTTTATCCAAACGACCGGGTGAGAGAGCGGATGCAGCGAAGCTTTAAAAACAAAGCGGTTGCCATCAATGAAATCTCAGACCGAACATGTACAATAGACGATGCGCGTGCTGCGTTTAAAAGAGGGTTTGAAAAAGGATTACATATTGAGCTTGAACCTTATGAGCTGACAGATGAAGAATTAGCGTTTGTCCATCATCTCGCCAAAACGAAATATGCCTCAGATGATTGGAATTACAAGCGTTAA
- a CDS encoding rhodanese-like domain-containing protein has translation MFNYIVLSLCGLFVLYSIGSYIYQQRIMKTLTEEEFIKGYRKAQLIDVREPNEFEGGHILGARNIPLSQLKQRKNEIRRDKPVYLYCQNNFRSGKAAQTLRKNGCREIYNLKGGFKKWGGRIKTKN, from the coding sequence ATATTCAACTATATCGTCCTCTCACTTTGTGGACTTTTCGTTCTTTATTCCATCGGCAGCTACATTTATCAGCAGCGCATTATGAAAACGCTGACGGAAGAAGAATTTATTAAAGGTTACCGCAAAGCCCAGCTCATTGATGTGAGAGAGCCAAATGAGTTTGAAGGCGGACATATTTTAGGGGCAAGAAATATCCCCCTTTCCCAACTAAAGCAGCGCAAAAATGAAATACGTCGTGACAAGCCTGTTTATCTCTATTGTCAAAATAATTTTAGAAGCGGAAAAGCAGCCCAAACTTTACGTAAAAACGGCTGCCGTGAGATTTATAATTTAAAAGGCGGCTTTAAAAAATGGGGCGGCCGCATCAAAACGAAGAACTAA
- the gcvPB gene encoding aminomethyl-transferring glycine dehydrogenase subunit GcvPB, with protein MNKQDQPLIFELSKEGRIGYSLPDLDVPEQEIPSLFDETYIRDEDAELPEVSELDIMRHYTALSRRNHGVDSGFYPLGSCTMKYNPKINEKVARLAGFSQVHPLQEADTVQGALELLYDLGDHLEEITGMDAVTLQPAAGAHGEWTGLMMIRAYHEARGDHQRTKVIVPDSAHGTNPASATVAGFETITVASNENGLVDLEDLRRVVNGETAALMLTNPNTLGLFEENILEMAEIVHEAGGKLYYDGANLNAVLSRARPGDMGFDVVHLNLHKTFTGPHGGGGPGSGPVGVKKDLIPYLPKPVLVKKDGRFYFDNDRPESIGRVKPFYGNFGINVRAYAYIRSMGPDGLKAVTDNAVLNANYMMRRLSAHYDLPFDRHCKHEFVLSGKRQKKLGVRTLDIAKRLLDFGYHPPTIYFPLNVEECIMIEPTETESKETLDAFIEAMIQIAKEAEENPEVVQEAPHTTVVKRMDETKAARNPVLVFERK; from the coding sequence TACATCCGTGATGAGGATGCTGAGCTTCCTGAAGTATCTGAGCTTGATATTATGCGTCATTATACAGCGTTATCAAGGCGCAATCATGGGGTCGATTCCGGATTTTATCCTCTTGGCTCTTGTACAATGAAATATAATCCAAAGATTAATGAAAAGGTTGCACGCCTTGCAGGCTTCTCGCAAGTCCATCCACTACAGGAGGCAGACACTGTGCAAGGTGCATTAGAATTACTATACGATCTAGGTGATCATCTTGAAGAAATTACGGGGATGGACGCTGTAACATTACAGCCAGCGGCAGGGGCACATGGCGAATGGACGGGACTCATGATGATCCGTGCGTACCATGAAGCAAGAGGCGATCATCAGCGTACAAAAGTCATTGTACCTGATTCTGCACATGGAACGAACCCGGCATCTGCGACAGTGGCTGGATTTGAAACCATTACCGTCGCATCTAATGAAAACGGGCTTGTTGATTTAGAAGATTTACGCCGCGTTGTCAATGGAGAAACAGCTGCTTTAATGCTCACAAACCCGAATACACTCGGCCTATTTGAAGAAAATATTTTAGAAATGGCTGAAATTGTTCACGAAGCTGGCGGTAAGCTTTATTATGACGGAGCCAACTTGAATGCTGTTTTAAGCAGAGCAAGACCAGGAGATATGGGATTTGATGTTGTCCACTTAAATCTTCATAAAACCTTTACAGGCCCACACGGAGGCGGAGGTCCTGGTTCAGGTCCTGTTGGCGTCAAAAAGGATTTAATCCCGTATTTGCCAAAGCCGGTGCTTGTAAAGAAGGATGGTCGTTTTTACTTTGATAATGACCGTCCGGAATCAATTGGGCGCGTGAAGCCATTCTATGGCAACTTTGGTATTAACGTCAGAGCCTATGCGTACATCCGCTCTATGGGTCCAGACGGCTTAAAGGCTGTCACCGATAATGCGGTGTTAAATGCGAACTATATGATGCGCCGCTTAAGTGCTCATTACGATTTGCCTTTTGATCGTCACTGTAAGCATGAATTTGTCCTTTCAGGTAAACGTCAGAAAAAATTAGGTGTGCGGACACTTGATATTGCCAAACGATTACTTGATTTTGGCTACCATCCGCCAACGATCTACTTCCCGCTCAATGTAGAGGAATGTATCATGATTGAACCGACTGAAACAGAATCAAAAGAAACACTCGATGCATTCATCGAAGCAATGATTCAAATTGCGAAAGAAGCAGAAGAGAATCCTGAAGTGGTGCAGGAAGCGCCGCATACAACGGTCGTAAAACGTATGGACGAAACAAAGGCCGCGCGGAACCCAGTTCTCGTTTTTGAAAGAAAATAA